From the genome of Phreatobacter cathodiphilus, one region includes:
- a CDS encoding flagellin: protein MSDITISRGVRSNLLSLQNIASQRETIQGRLASGKKVNSALDNPTNFFTAASLNSRSNDLGALLDSMSNGIKTLEAADNGLKSITKTVESLQSAIRQARQDKSWQGESYAFTATSGTGDIVFTGGAVGTTAVTVAVSANATVDDVVASINGNSSLTSKVRASNDNGKLRIENLSTSDLTVTDTAVATTGTGGTIGGNTVRADLIEQFNDLRQQLDRTAEDASFNGINLLRGDALSITFNETGSSSLNIQSKDGEAINATNLGIDAQATSVADSDTSLDAVLTDLSTALGSLRSQSSAFGSNLSMVQNRQDFTKSMMNTLRGGADNLTLADQNEEGANLLALNTRAQLATSALSFASQGDQQVLQFLR from the coding sequence ATGTCTGACATCACCATCTCGCGCGGCGTCCGCTCGAACCTCCTCTCGCTCCAGAACATCGCGTCGCAGCGTGAGACGATCCAGGGGCGCCTCGCCTCGGGCAAGAAGGTCAACTCGGCCCTCGACAACCCGACCAACTTCTTCACTGCCGCTTCGCTGAACTCCCGTTCGAACGACCTCGGCGCGCTCTTGGACTCCATGTCCAACGGCATCAAGACCCTGGAAGCCGCCGACAACGGTCTGAAGTCGATCACCAAGACGGTCGAGTCGCTGCAGTCGGCCATCCGCCAGGCCCGTCAGGACAAGTCCTGGCAGGGCGAGAGCTACGCCTTCACCGCGACGTCCGGCACCGGCGACATCGTGTTCACGGGCGGCGCCGTCGGCACCACCGCGGTCACGGTCGCCGTCTCGGCCAACGCCACGGTCGACGACGTGGTCGCCTCGATCAACGGCAACTCGTCGCTGACGTCCAAGGTTCGCGCCTCGAACGACAACGGCAAGCTGCGCATCGAGAACCTGTCGACCTCGGACCTCACCGTCACCGACACGGCCGTCGCCACCACCGGCACCGGCGGCACGATCGGCGGCAACACGGTCCGCGCCGACCTCATCGAGCAGTTCAACGACCTGCGCCAGCAGCTCGACCGCACGGCGGAAGACGCCTCCTTCAACGGCATCAACCTGCTGCGCGGCGACGCCCTGTCGATCACGTTCAACGAGACGGGTTCGTCCTCGCTGAACATCCAGTCGAAGGACGGCGAGGCGATCAACGCGACCAACCTCGGCATCGACGCCCAGGCGACTTCGGTGGCCGACTCCGACACCAGCCTCGACGCGGTGCTGACGGACCTGTCGACGGCGCTCGGCTCGCTGCGGTCGCAGTCCTCGGCCTTCGGTTCGAACCTCTCCATGGTGCAGAACCGCCAGGACTTCACCAAGTCGATGATGAACACGCTGCGCGGCGGTGCGGACAACCTCACCCTCGCCGACCAGAACGAGGAAGGTGCCAACCTGCTCGCGCTCAACACCCGCGCGCAGCTCGCCACCTCGGCCCTGTCCTTCGCCTCTCAGGGCGACCAGCAGGTCCTCCAGTTCCTCCGCTGA